A genomic window from Cucumis melo cultivar AY chromosome 8, USDA_Cmelo_AY_1.0, whole genome shotgun sequence includes:
- the LOC103490432 gene encoding L-type lectin-domain containing receptor kinase IV.1-like: protein MEATVFLTLILLISISPASADQSFIFNGFNPRDLILDGVAEVTSDRLLRLTNDYDQQIGHAFYPNPISFKTSSNNSSLSSFSATFVFAIISEYDDLGGHGIAFVVSPTRGLPGARPSESLGLFNESNNGKETNHIFAVELDTIQNLDLKDINKNHIGININGLMSEQAERAGYWVGGEFRNLTLISGERMQVWVEYDGLEKQINVTLAPIEIRDKPKIPLLSYRRDLSSVINDIMYIGFSSSTGSITTSHYVLAWSFNVDGEAQRITLSQLPKLPPRPRKKQRRSKFLTIGLPLICVSLALMTVLGVIYFIYRRRKFAEILEDWELEYGPQRFKYKDLYRATKGFREKEFLGFGGFGRVYKGVLPNSKIEVAVKRISHESRQGMKEFVAEIVSVGRLRHRNLVALLGYCRRKGELFLVYDYMRNGSLDAYLHEWPEITINWEQRFEIIKGVASGLFYLHEQCEKVVIHRDVKASNVLLDDEFNGRLGDFGLAKMYDRGADPRTTHVVGTLGYLAPEHIRTGRATTRTDVYAFGAFLLEVACGRRPIHPQEDSDDFILMDWVLSSWSNGNILRTVDPKLGGNFEPSQLELVLKLGLLCSHSSPAVRPTMYQVLQYLQADAPLPDLASLRWRLSGSGFFNLRPRDGEGDGLDDFTVSYPLSTERNVTSSSSVAESILSEGR from the exons ATGGAAGCCACCGTCTTCCTCACCTTAATTCTTTTGATTTCCATTTCTCCAGCTTCTGCAGATCAAAGCTTCATCTTTAATGGCTTCAATCCCCGTGATCTCATCCTCGATGGCGTCGCCGAAGTAACCTCCGATCGTCTTTTGAGACTCACCAACGACTACGACCAACAAATCGGCCACGCCTTTTACCCCAATCCCATCTCCTTCAAAACCTCATCAAACAATTCCTCACTTTCCTCCTTCTCTGCAACTTTCGTCTTTGCTATAATATCAGAATATGACGATCTCGGCGGCCATGGAATCGCCTTCGTCGTTTCTCCGACTAGAGGTCTCCCCGGAGCTCGGCCAAGCGAAAGCCTCGGTCTATTCAACGAGTCCAACAACGGGAAAGAAACGAATCACATCTTTGCCGTTGAACTCGACACGATTCAGAATCTCGATCTTAAAGACATCAACAAGAACCACATCGGAATCAATATAAACGGACTAATGTCAGAACAAGCGGAGCGAGCAGGGTATTGGGTCGGGGGCGAATTTAGAAATTTGACGTTAATCAGTGGCGAACGGATGCAAGTTTGGGTCGAATACGATGGACTCGAAAAGCAAATTAACGTTACCTTGGCTCCAATTGAAATCAGGGATAAACCCAAAATCCCTCTCTTATCTTACCGGCGAGACTTATCGTCCGTCATCAACGACATCATGTACATCGGATTCTCATCCTCAACAGGGTCCATTACGACGTCGCATTACGTTTTAGCTTGGAGTTTCAACGTCGATGGCGAAGCACAGAGGATTACTCTGTCTCAACTCCCCAAGCTTCCACCACGTCCAAGAAAAAAACAGAGGCGATCCAAATTCTTAACAATCGGTTTACCGTTGATTTGCGTTTCATTAGCTTTAATGACAGTTTTGGGGGTGATTTATTTCATATACCGGAGACGGAAATTCGCTGAGATTCTAGAGGATTGGGAGCTGGAATACGGACCACAAAGATTCAAATACAAGGATTTATACAGAGCAACAAAGGGATTCAGAGAAAAAGAATTTCTGGGATTCGGTGGATTCGGTAGAGTATACAAAGGGGTATTACCAAATTCGAAAATCGAAGTAGCAGTGAAGAGAATCTCTCACGAATCAAGACAGGGAATGAAGGAATTCGTGGCGGAGATAGTGAGTGTAGGGAGACTCCGGCACCGGAACCTGGTGGCGCTGTTGGGGTATTGCCGGAGGAAAGGTGAGCTGTTTTTGGTGTATGATTATATGAGAAATGGAAGCTTGGATGCGTATTTACATGAGTGGCCGGAGATAACGATAAATTGGGAACAGAGGTTTGAGATAATAAAAGGAGTGGCGTCGGGATTGTTTTATCTTCATGAACAGTGTGAGAAAGTGGTGATTCATAGAGATGTGAAAGCGAGTAATGTGTTGCTTGATGATGAGTTCAATGGAAGATTGGGGGATTTTGGTTTGGCTAAAATGTATGATCGTGGTGCTGATCCTCGAACCACTCATGTCGTTGGAACTCTTGG GTATCTAGCGCCAGAGCACATAAGAACAGGGAGGGCCACAACAAGAACAGACGTTTACGCATTCGGGGCTTTTCTTCTTGAAGTAGCCTGCGGAAGAAGGCCTATTCATCCTCAAGAAGACTCCGACGATTTCATTTTAATGGATTGGGTTCTATCTTCTTGGTCCAACGGCAACATTCTCCGGACTGTCGATCCCAAATTGGGTGGCAATTTCGAACCTTCACAGCTCGAATTGGTTCTCAAACTCGGGTTGCTCTGTTCCCACTCCTCCCCTGCCGTTCGTCCCACCATGTACCAGGTTCTGCAGTATTTGCAGGCCGATGCGCCGCTGCCGGACCTTGCCTCCCTCCGATGGCGCCTTTCCGGAAGTGGGTTTTTCAATTTGAGGCCTCGCGATGGCGAGGGCGATGGGTTGGATGATTTTACGGTGTCTTATCCGTTATCTACGGAAAGGAATGTGACGAGTTCTTCTTCGGTTGCGGAGTCTATTCTGTCCGAAGGCCGCTGA